In Kryptolebias marmoratus isolate JLee-2015 linkage group LG2, ASM164957v2, whole genome shotgun sequence, the genomic stretch CAGATCCCTGTTAAACATCTACAGCAGATAAAGTCTGATAAAAGCAGAGCGAGGAGGAAGCAGGAGGTCAGACCAGGATGGAGTTCTCTTCCACGCTCATCCTGCTGGGGCTCATTTCAGCTCTGATTTGGTTCCTTCGAGCCAAAACCAGCAGAAAGGCTCGGTTACCTCCTGGACCCTCTGCGCTTCCTCTCATTGGAAATCTGCTGCAAATCAACAAAGAGGCaccttttaaaagctttgtgGAGGTAAGAACAGTTTATAACCCTGCTGGGGGAAATGCAGCTgagttttctcctctttgcacCTGATCTctagatgtttttgtgttcagttgaGTAGAACCTACGGTCCTGTGATGACCCTGCAGCTGGGCTGGCAGAGGTCGGTGGTTCTGGCCGGGTACGATGCGGTGAAAGAGGCTCTGGTGGACCAGGCAGAGGACTTCACGGGCAGGGCGCCGGTGCCATTCCTGCACAGAGCCACCAAAGGATTCGGTAACCACCCAGAACCAGTCATACGGGTCCCTCTGCGGAGGCGTCGGTGCTCTCCGACGTCTTACACACCTTTCCCTCCCGCCAGGTCTTGGGATCAGTAACGGGGAACGATGGCGCCAGCTGCGCCGCTTCACCCTCACAACCCTCAGAGACTTTGGGATGGGTCGGAAAGGGATGGAGGAGTGGATCCAGGAGGAGAGCAAATACCTGAGGGAGTGCATACACTCATACAAAGGTGTGTTTTCACCTCTTTTTACATGTCGAGTCAAAAACAGCTTCTCCTTCACAGCACGTGTTTCTAACTGAAGCATAACCAAAGGGATGAAACCTGAGAGCTGAACTATGCTGAAATGATAGAATctgtaaagtttggtgtggatCCTGAGGGCTGAACTTAAGAtaagttgttaaagttaaaacaagcagaagagagactgaaacaagcagaacaccagATAAGGCCAACAGCTGCAGATAACTAGCTAAAACCAGCATCATCTGAGGTTCAGACTTCAGCCTGATGAGTTCCTGCAGGAACTTAGagattaaactattaaaatgtcaataaaagttATTGATTTCAGCCCGACAGGATGACCTATAACCTGTCAGATCAGCAGGCGCTCCCATCGTCTTCCTGGGaggctgtttgtttggttttttgtatttttcagcacattttttgACGTCTAACCTCTGAACACTTCGTTGTGTTTTAACCgttcatttattaaaaccttcggctcgttcagctgatggctgctgtgacgtttggtttttgtagcttttattattttcagaatatttaactttatttacaaatgttttccccGTAGAAACACATCAGAATCTCttcaattcttttaaaaactttgttctttttgatggtctctgtttgtcttctgaTGCTGCCTTTAGCTagatttagctcattttagctaacctttagctagatttagctattagctacagttttaactagttttctgctgcttttatctgtccttttgctacttagctacagttctgctacctttagcttttagctaggcttttgttatttttattttttggctagCCATATGCTAcctttagctagttttttgctactttctgcagtttttctacttttagcctttaacaaacccttttgctactttctgcatcttttagctgctttaacaGCCCAGTTTCAGATGACTCAGCACCCAGCATTCTCACTGTATCTTCTAAGGAAATACATTTTGTCTAATTAAacgttttgcttttaaaacacattttcagtgtttttctgtcctgtGAGAAcgtttataaaatgtgtttttttctcctccaggcAAACCTTTTGACCCGACGGTGTTGTTGAGCCGCACCGTGTCCAACGTGATCTGCTGCCTGGTGTTCGGCCAGCGCTTCAGTTATGAAGACAAGCAGTTCGTGGAGCTGATGGCAACCATATCTGAGATCGCACGGTTCAACAGCAGCCCTCTGGGTGTGGTAGGTGCAGCTGGGccaattaatcatttattttacaacatctTTGGTCTTAATAATCAGCTTCTGCTGTAAAGATCTGACGTCTCCTGGGTAACAAAGATGTCGTGCGCTCTCCCCCCTCAGATGTTCAACCTCTTCCCCTGGCTCATGGAGCGTCTTCCCGGCAAACACCAGGTTGTCTTTGGAAAAATTGAAAGGGTCAGAGAGTTTGTCATGAAGAAGATCCAGGAGCACAAAGAGACTCTGGACCTGAGCTCCCCCAGAGACTACATCGACTGCTTCCTCATCCGGGCTGAGCAGGTTGGGCAGATcctctggatgtttttgtttcaggacagcaaatcaacaaaaaccaacacagaAAACTGCTTCCTTTAGAATAGCCCCAGTCTCAAAAATTAAGCATTTGTTCATTAAGAAAGTAGGCACTGGTTTGCCATCAGCTAAaagcttgtttaaaacattttgggtctatttttttatttcagg encodes the following:
- the LOC108244685 gene encoding cytochrome P450 2G1 is translated as MEFSSTLILLGLISALIWFLRAKTSRKARLPPGPSALPLIGNLLQINKEAPFKSFVELSRTYGPVMTLQLGWQRSVVLAGYDAVKEALVDQAEDFTGRAPVPFLHRATKGFGLGISNGERWRQLRRFTLTTLRDFGMGRKGMEEWIQEESKYLRECIHSYKGKPFDPTVLLSRTVSNVICCLVFGQRFSYEDKQFVELMATISEIARFNSSPLGVMFNLFPWLMERLPGKHQVVFGKIERVREFVMKKIQEHKETLDLSSPRDYIDCFLIRAEQEKNNPSTEFHYENLVGTVMNLFVAGTETTSSTIRYALSVLIKYQEIQDKMQEEIDTVIGKNRCPSMEDRKSLPFSDAVIHEVQRLLDIVPFSIPHYALQDISFRGYTIPKGTLIFPLLHSVLKDETQWVNPISFDPQHFLDQNGNFKKNPAFLPFSAGKRACVGESLARMELFVFIVGILQDFIVSCPEGPDSINLVPEFSSFANLPRCYNIIATPR